One genomic window of Desulfonatronum sp. SC1 includes the following:
- a CDS encoding RT0821/Lpp0805 family surface protein — translation MHKRSSRKSLAVVAILALLAAGCGSTQGGGGQIHQIGGGLLGGIGGGIAGAQIGAGSGRVAAIIGGTILGAALGSYVGGYMDRMDQQQVNRTLETQPTGQTSQWRNPDTGNQYQVTPVNTFQRPDGQYCREFVTQVEVGGKTEQAYGTACRMPDGSWKVQS, via the coding sequence ATGCACAAAAGATCGAGTCGGAAATCATTGGCCGTGGTGGCAATCCTGGCCCTGCTGGCCGCGGGCTGCGGCAGCACCCAGGGAGGCGGAGGACAAATCCATCAAATCGGCGGCGGGCTGCTCGGCGGAATCGGCGGCGGCATCGCCGGCGCGCAGATCGGCGCGGGCAGCGGGAGGGTCGCGGCGATCATCGGCGGGACCATCCTCGGCGCGGCCCTGGGCAGCTACGTGGGCGGCTACATGGACCGCATGGATCAGCAGCAGGTCAATCGCACCCTGGAAACCCAGCCCACGGGGCAAACCTCTCAGTGGCGCAACCCGGATACGGGCAACCAGTACCAAGTCACTCCCGTGAACACCTTTCAGCGCCCCGACGGCCAGTACTGCCGCGAATTCGTGACCCAGGTCGAAGTCGGCGGCAAGACGGAACAGGCCTACGGCACTGCCTGCCGCATGCCGGACGGTTCCTGGAAGGTCCAGTCGTAA